From Chryseobacterium sp. IHB B 17019, one genomic window encodes:
- a CDS encoding DUF4254 domain-containing protein gives MNFTETAWKVFNQSIEDYHVSDDVNTLINNPFEKDTLERILYAKNWIDTVQWHLEDIIRDENINPAEALQLKRRIDASNQQRTDLVEFIDSWFLNKFENITPKPDAKINTETIAWAVDRLSILALKVYHMSLEANRESASEEHRANCQAKLDVLLTQQEDLSTSINQLLTDIENGDVKMKVYKQMKMYNDESLNPILYQKGQQK, from the coding sequence ATGAATTTTACAGAGACCGCATGGAAAGTCTTTAATCAATCTATTGAAGATTATCACGTGTCTGATGACGTTAACACTCTAATTAATAACCCGTTCGAAAAAGACACTTTGGAACGGATTTTGTATGCAAAGAACTGGATTGATACCGTTCAATGGCATTTGGAAGATATAATTAGAGATGAAAATATTAATCCAGCTGAAGCTCTTCAACTCAAAAGAAGAATAGATGCCTCCAATCAGCAAAGAACTGATCTGGTGGAGTTTATAGACAGTTGGTTTCTTAATAAGTTTGAAAATATAACTCCTAAACCTGATGCAAAAATCAATACTGAAACTATCGCCTGGGCGGTAGACAGACTATCAATTCTTGCATTAAAGGTTTATCACATGTCGTTAGAGGCAAATCGAGAATCCGCTTCTGAAGAACACAGAGCTAATTGCCAGGCAAAATTAGACGTTCTTCTTACCCAGCAGGAGGATCTTTCTACTTCTATTAATCAGTTGCTTACTGATATTGAAAACGGTGATGTTAAGATGAAAGTGTACAAACAAATGAAAATGTACAACGATGAAAGTCTTAACCCAATCCTTTATCAAAAGGGGCAACAAAAATGA
- a CDS encoding DUF2851 family protein: MTEKLLQYLWNFKVFKHFDFKDIEGNSVEILDFGKWNTDSGPDFLTAKIKTNNIILAGNIELHVKSSDWIFHNHSQDPNYQNIILHVVFQNDAEIDELKDKNVPTLELRTHIDENILWKYEKLISGNQFIPCENIFNPNIIPVNFHEENVLKKLEEKSLEFEKSLEQFKNNFEVVLFHSLAYSFGLKVNAFIFKQIAESIDFNSINKIRQNEIQLEALFFGVSGWLENPEDEQMKIWKREFDFIKAKFNISDLKFHPKFLRLRPPNFPTIRLSQLANLYHQHQSLFSKIINVKTSDQLFEIFKDIKASEYWNNHFNFGKISKIDQPKIVSKDFIELIILNTVLPLKYTYHKYHNEEIADEILHFYNNLSAEKNSITDDWKKLGLKFKTALESQSLIYHFKNSCEEKNCLNCSIGFKILKES, encoded by the coding sequence ATGACGGAAAAATTACTTCAATATCTTTGGAACTTTAAAGTTTTTAAGCATTTTGACTTCAAAGATATTGAAGGAAATTCCGTTGAAATATTAGATTTCGGAAAATGGAATACCGATTCCGGACCGGATTTCTTAACGGCGAAAATTAAGACCAACAATATTATTTTAGCCGGAAACATCGAACTTCACGTAAAATCTTCCGACTGGATTTTTCATAATCATTCTCAAGACCCCAATTATCAAAATATTATTCTTCACGTTGTTTTTCAAAACGATGCAGAAATTGATGAGCTTAAAGATAAAAATGTTCCTACTTTAGAACTGAGAACCCACATTGATGAAAATATTCTTTGGAAATATGAAAAGCTGATCAGTGGCAATCAATTTATTCCCTGCGAAAATATTTTTAATCCCAATATAATTCCCGTCAATTTCCATGAAGAAAATGTTCTCAAAAAATTGGAAGAAAAGTCTCTGGAATTCGAGAAAAGCTTAGAACAATTTAAAAATAATTTTGAAGTGGTTTTATTTCACAGCCTGGCCTATTCTTTTGGTTTAAAAGTAAATGCCTTTATTTTTAAACAAATTGCAGAAAGCATTGATTTTAATAGCATCAATAAAATCCGCCAAAACGAAATCCAACTAGAAGCTCTATTCTTCGGGGTTTCCGGCTGGCTCGAAAATCCTGAAGATGAACAAATGAAAATTTGGAAAAGAGAATTTGATTTTATTAAAGCTAAGTTCAATATTTCAGATCTGAAATTTCATCCAAAATTTTTAAGACTCCGTCCTCCGAATTTCCCGACAATTCGTTTGTCACAGCTAGCCAATCTTTATCATCAGCATCAGAGTTTATTTTCAAAAATTATTAATGTAAAAACTTCAGATCAACTATTTGAAATATTTAAAGATATAAAAGCTTCAGAATATTGGAATAATCATTTTAATTTCGGGAAAATTTCAAAAATTGACCAGCCGAAAATTGTAAGTAAAGACTTTATTGAATTAATTATCCTAAACACTGTTTTACCTTTAAAATATACTTATCATAAATACCACAACGAAGAAATTGCTGATGAAATTCTCCATTTCTATAACAATTTATCTGCGGAAAAAAATTCAATTACTGATGATTGGAAGAAATTGGGCTTAAAATTTAAAACAGCTTTAGAAAGCCAAAGTCTGATTTATCACTTCAAAAATTCCTGTGAAGAAAAAAATTGCTTAAATTGCAGTATTGGATTTAAAATTTTAAAAGAATCTTAA
- a CDS encoding GNAT family N-acetyltransferase, protein MEFLQITSPEDYRVQEIFASYCSTFPEDERRNDSQFTTLFSHPNVKIISVLHDAKNIGYLIIWELSNFNFVEHFEVFAEFRNQKLGSTITNYLFENYPRIVLEIEHGNKNEDALRRFSFYQKNGFHLIDEMYVQPSYGVGKSPLELWLLANYIPENLEEVKDEIYDVVYH, encoded by the coding sequence ATGGAATTTTTACAAATAACTTCTCCTGAAGACTACAGGGTCCAGGAAATCTTCGCTTCATACTGCAGTACTTTTCCTGAGGATGAAAGGAGAAATGACAGTCAGTTTACGACTTTGTTTTCCCATCCGAATGTGAAAATAATCTCCGTTTTACACGATGCAAAAAATATCGGTTACCTCATTATCTGGGAACTGAGTAATTTTAATTTTGTGGAGCATTTTGAAGTTTTTGCTGAATTTAGAAATCAAAAATTAGGCTCAACTATTACCAATTATTTATTTGAAAATTATCCAAGAATCGTATTGGAAATTGAGCACGGAAATAAAAATGAGGATGCATTAAGAAGATTTTCTTTTTATCAGAAAAACGGGTTCCATCTGATTGACGAAATGTATGTTCAGCCGAGTTACGGAGTCGGGAAAAGCCCTTTGGAGCTTTGGTTGCTGGCAAATTATATTCCTGAAAATTTAGAGGAAGTCAAAGATGAAATTTATGATGTTGTTTATCATTAA
- the bshA gene encoding N-acetyl-alpha-D-glucosaminyl L-malate synthase BshA gives MKIGILCYPTYGGSGIVATELGMSLANKGYEVHFISSALPARLDITNPNIFFHRVNVQTYPLFQYQPYDIALSSMIYRVVNLYKLDLLHAHYAIPYAYAAFTAKQMLKEDNNDIPLVTTLHGTDITLVGQHPSYKHAVEFSINQSDAITSVSESLKRDTLQFFKIKKEIQVITNFIDNSEFDECNECQRTQFANADEKILIHVSNLRPVKRVDEVLQIFKNVEKKVKSKLIIIGEGPDMEKVNQFLEENPELISKIRLLGKVNDLYRILQLSDVFLLPSEQESFGLAALEAMAANTPVISSNAGGIPEVNIQGETGYLAEIGNVEAMSNYCIKLLSNEELLAKMKKNAKDQAIKFDLKNILPIYEEMYRTTIENFNKELAKV, from the coding sequence ATGAAAATAGGCATACTTTGCTATCCAACATACGGAGGAAGCGGAATCGTAGCAACGGAACTTGGGATGTCTCTGGCCAATAAAGGCTATGAGGTTCATTTTATAAGTTCGGCGCTTCCCGCAAGATTAGATATCACCAATCCGAATATTTTCTTTCACAGAGTAAATGTTCAGACCTATCCGCTTTTCCAGTATCAGCCTTATGATATTGCGCTGAGTTCGATGATATACCGTGTTGTCAATCTTTACAAACTTGATTTGCTTCACGCTCACTATGCGATTCCTTATGCATACGCAGCTTTTACGGCAAAACAAATGCTTAAGGAAGACAACAACGATATTCCCCTGGTGACAACCCTTCACGGAACGGATATTACGTTGGTAGGCCAGCATCCGAGCTATAAACATGCGGTGGAATTCTCTATCAATCAATCAGATGCGATTACTTCTGTTTCTGAAAGTTTAAAAAGAGATACCCTTCAATTTTTTAAAATTAAAAAAGAGATTCAGGTTATTACGAATTTCATTGATAATTCTGAATTTGATGAATGCAATGAATGCCAACGAACTCAATTTGCTAATGCTGATGAGAAAATTTTAATTCACGTGTCCAATTTACGTCCTGTAAAACGTGTGGATGAAGTTTTGCAGATTTTCAAAAATGTTGAGAAAAAGGTAAAGTCAAAATTAATAATTATCGGTGAAGGTCCGGACATGGAAAAAGTAAATCAGTTTTTGGAAGAAAACCCAGAATTGATTTCGAAAATCCGTTTGCTTGGAAAAGTAAATGATTTGTACAGGATTCTTCAGCTTTCAGACGTGTTTTTATTGCCTTCCGAGCAGGAAAGTTTCGGTTTGGCGGCATTGGAAGCAATGGCTGCAAATACACCGGTTATCAGTTCGAACGCGGGTGGAATTCCTGAAGTAAATATTCAGGGAGAAACTGGTTATTTGGCAGAAATCGGAAATGTGGAAGCAATGAGTAATTATTGCATCAAATTGTTGAGCAATGAAGAACTTTTAGCCAAAATGAAGAAAAATGCGAAAGATCAGGCGATAAAATTCGATTTGAAAAACATTCTTCCTATATATGAAGAAATGTATAGAACAACTATAGAAAATTTTAATAAGGAGTTGGCAAAAGTCTAG
- a CDS encoding SIMPL domain-containing protein translates to MNKNIIAITIAALGFVIGLGILGNAIKNRNKSENTISVTGLGTKQFTSDLITWSGSFSKNNFDLKAAYDELALDRKVINDYLLSKGIKQNEIVFSSVDIQKQFRNYTDSNGNNVQGEFSGYNLSQKVSIESKEVAKIENLSRNITEIINRGIEFTSSSPNYFYTKLATVKQEMIAAATKDAKARAEKIAENSGSSLGNLKKATMGVIQITAPNSNEDYSYGGTFNTASKDKEASITIKLEYGVN, encoded by the coding sequence ATGAATAAAAACATTATTGCGATCACAATTGCCGCCCTTGGGTTCGTTATTGGCCTCGGGATTCTTGGAAATGCTATTAAAAACAGAAACAAATCTGAAAACACTATTTCTGTTACGGGTCTGGGAACCAAGCAATTCACTTCCGATCTCATTACATGGTCTGGAAGCTTTTCTAAAAATAATTTTGATTTAAAGGCAGCTTACGACGAACTGGCTTTAGACAGGAAAGTCATCAATGATTATTTGCTGTCAAAGGGAATTAAGCAAAACGAAATTGTTTTTTCTTCGGTTGATATTCAAAAACAGTTCAGGAATTATACAGATTCCAACGGAAATAATGTTCAGGGTGAGTTTTCAGGATATAATCTCTCACAAAAAGTTTCCATAGAAAGTAAAGAAGTAGCGAAAATTGAAAACCTTTCCAGAAATATCACGGAAATTATCAATCGTGGAATAGAATTCACTTCATCTTCCCCGAATTACTTCTATACCAAACTTGCAACTGTAAAACAGGAAATGATTGCGGCTGCAACGAAGGATGCTAAAGCGCGCGCCGAAAAAATTGCAGAGAATTCAGGAAGCAGTTTAGGAAATTTGAAAAAAGCAACAATGGGAGTTATCCAGATTACAGCACCGAATTCCAATGAAGATTATTCTTATGGCGGGACTTTCAACACGGCTTCCAAAGATAAGGAAGCAAGCATTACGATTAAGTTGGAGTATGGAGTGAATTAA
- a CDS encoding glycoside hydrolase family 3 protein, producing the protein MKKLVYTSLLTFLFISLNLSAQYQPKNISKEDLKKANQWVDKTYKLLSQDEKLGQLFIVALYTNRGEDEISKVRSIVNNDKIGGLILMQDDAAREINLVNEFQQKSKIPLMIGMDAEWGLYQRIATAHKFPWAMTLGAIQNKNMIQQMSAKIAEDCHRMGINWDFAPVVDVNTNPNNPIIGNRSFGSEVNNVISSALSYANGLQDNNILAAIKHFPGHGDTSTDSHLDLPVVSHNLERLNNVELAPFKALMDKGIGGVMVAHLYVPALEPAKGIPASVSKNIITGLLKNKLGYKGLIITDALNMGAVANKYKPGELDALAFKAGNDIMLFSQGVADGKKLIQKAIDNREIPQSRVEESVKKILLTKYFLGLNQYTPKNPENINDDLNNETHEILVRNLYSEAITLLKDDKKLLPLQGKQIYYVPLEEAPYQTFANQLGSNIIIKKASEISTIPVNSTVIVGFHKDNSTAYKPYKISAESKKILADLTKNQNVILNVFGSPYALKDIDISKVSTVLVSYENNDDSMTATAHALTGKRKISGRLPVLVNDKLKAGMGIDFTPLQIDTLKTPIN; encoded by the coding sequence ATGAAGAAACTGGTTTATACTTCCCTCCTCACTTTCTTATTTATAAGCTTAAATCTTTCAGCTCAATATCAACCTAAAAATATTTCAAAGGAAGATTTGAAAAAGGCAAATCAATGGGTTGACAAAACATACAAATTACTTTCACAAGACGAAAAATTGGGACAGCTTTTCATCGTTGCACTTTATACCAATAGGGGTGAAGATGAGATCAGTAAGGTAAGAAGCATCGTTAATAATGATAAAATCGGAGGTCTGATTTTAATGCAGGATGATGCAGCAAGGGAAATAAACCTTGTTAATGAATTTCAGCAAAAATCAAAGATTCCTTTAATGATCGGGATGGATGCAGAATGGGGACTTTACCAGAGAATTGCAACGGCTCACAAGTTTCCATGGGCAATGACTTTAGGTGCGATTCAGAATAAAAACATGATCCAGCAGATGTCTGCCAAAATTGCCGAAGACTGCCACAGAATGGGCATCAATTGGGACTTTGCACCGGTTGTGGATGTCAACACAAATCCAAATAATCCTATTATTGGAAACAGAAGTTTCGGATCTGAGGTAAATAACGTGATCAGCTCTGCCCTTTCTTATGCCAATGGTCTTCAGGATAATAATATCTTAGCTGCAATCAAGCATTTTCCGGGACACGGCGACACCAGCACGGATTCACATCTCGATCTGCCCGTTGTTTCGCACAATCTGGAAAGATTAAATAATGTTGAGCTTGCTCCTTTTAAAGCATTAATGGATAAAGGAATTGGAGGTGTAATGGTAGCTCATTTATATGTACCGGCATTGGAACCGGCAAAAGGGATTCCGGCTTCGGTTTCTAAAAATATTATCACAGGATTATTGAAAAATAAATTAGGATATAAGGGCTTAATCATCACCGATGCTTTAAACATGGGTGCTGTAGCCAATAAATACAAGCCGGGAGAATTGGATGCATTAGCTTTTAAAGCAGGAAATGACATCATGCTCTTCTCTCAAGGGGTTGCTGATGGAAAAAAATTAATTCAAAAAGCCATTGACAACAGAGAAATTCCTCAATCAAGAGTGGAAGAAAGTGTGAAAAAAATTCTTTTGACTAAATATTTTTTAGGTTTAAATCAATACACTCCGAAAAATCCTGAAAATATCAATGACGATTTGAATAATGAAACTCATGAAATTCTAGTCAGAAACCTTTATTCAGAAGCTATTACTTTATTAAAAGATGATAAAAAACTGTTGCCGCTACAAGGGAAACAGATTTACTATGTTCCTTTGGAGGAAGCACCTTATCAGACTTTCGCGAATCAATTAGGCTCAAATATCATCATTAAAAAAGCCAGTGAAATCAGTACTATTCCTGTCAATTCTACAGTGATTGTCGGGTTTCATAAAGATAATTCTACCGCTTACAAACCTTATAAAATTTCTGCAGAATCGAAGAAAATTCTAGCGGATCTTACAAAAAATCAGAATGTTATTTTAAACGTTTTCGGAAGCCCTTATGCTTTGAAAGACATTGATATTTCGAAAGTTTCAACAGTGCTTGTTTCTTATGAAAACAATGATGATTCGATGACGGCGACAGCTCATGCTTTAACGGGAAAGAGAAAAATTTCCGGCAGACTTCCCGTTTTGGTTAATGACAAACTAAAAGCAGGCATGGGAATAGATTTCACACCATTACAAATAGATACACTAAAAACACCCATAAACTAA
- a CDS encoding DUF4292 domain-containing protein: protein MKNWIIILLLLFVVTSCKTRNAHKKRDNTIKIDSTYVLEDDNNPKDANQPIRNKLTFFEHVLIPPQFEQIKISSKVNVETGSFIPTLDATIYIEKDKKVWMNLQAFIINVARGIATPEGIKGQDKTSKTYIDSDFDYLNNLLNVNFIDYKSLEKILMGRTFVKLNDSQFTLTQNAQGFKMASNVNQKIVTDEKTREYKIILQYDTNYDLLSVNLKDVLSPDELEISYSNWEEINGIRLPRNVKIIIKGSKSSQILLENTKFDFSRMDTPYSVPSSYKKIEIK from the coding sequence ATGAAAAACTGGATCATAATATTATTATTGCTTTTTGTGGTAACGTCTTGTAAAACAAGAAATGCCCATAAAAAGAGAGACAATACTATTAAAATAGACAGTACTTATGTTTTGGAGGATGATAATAATCCAAAAGATGCCAACCAGCCGATAAGAAACAAACTTACGTTTTTTGAGCATGTATTGATTCCGCCGCAATTCGAGCAGATAAAAATCAGCAGCAAGGTAAATGTGGAAACAGGAAGCTTTATTCCGACTCTTGACGCTACAATTTATATTGAAAAAGATAAAAAAGTATGGATGAACCTTCAGGCATTTATCATCAATGTTGCCCGTGGAATTGCAACTCCGGAAGGAATTAAAGGCCAGGACAAAACATCCAAAACTTACATCGATTCTGATTTTGATTATTTAAATAACTTATTGAATGTCAATTTCATTGATTACAAATCATTGGAAAAAATCCTGATGGGAAGAACTTTTGTTAAGCTCAACGATTCACAGTTTACGCTTACACAAAATGCCCAGGGTTTCAAAATGGCTTCTAATGTCAATCAAAAAATTGTAACCGACGAAAAAACAAGGGAATACAAAATTATTTTGCAGTATGATACCAACTATGATTTATTAAGTGTAAATCTAAAAGATGTGTTATCTCCGGATGAGCTGGAAATTTCATACAGCAATTGGGAAGAGATCAATGGAATCCGTCTTCCGAGAAATGTTAAAATAATTATAAAAGGCTCAAAAAGCAGTCAGATTTTACTGGAAAATACGAAATTTGACTTTTCGAGGATGGATACACCCTATTCCGTGCCATCTAGTTACAAGAAAATTGAGATTAAATGA
- a CDS encoding peptidoglycan DD-metalloendopeptidase family protein, with the protein MIKKFSFLIGILLFTLQYGQKNKEQLQKQNAELKKQIAQINSDLAKTRSESKLSIAYLDNVNKKLALREKVYNNTQKEKRFIEDEIYLRQLEINRQNRELKVLRDNYAKVLVNAYKNKGVQNKVTFILSAKNLGEAIRRVQYLKQYSDYQDKKAAEITNAAAQIKRSIALKQNSAREKANLLVNQQKDLTTINAERAQKEQLVTEFKKNESKLTAELRQKQTQSKALEGQIRVIIAEEIRRAKAEEEARKKAEAEKIRLAKIAAEREKARIEAENKARAAALEKERLAAEAEARKTAELAAKRAEEERKRTEEAARTEATARDEARKVAAKKASDEAALRAKEASNKLVAARAAEAALSKRKEDEKKAAETKAMTNFGVSTVAGSNFADNKGRMGFPVDKGQITHRFGRHPHPVFKNIDEENNGIKISVPSGTRAKSVFPGTVSSVLANSDGTKTVMLKHGTYFTIYSNLASVSVSKGQQVSAGTLVGVVGQDFDGSYTLDFQVWNGTTPVDPLGWVSY; encoded by the coding sequence ATGATTAAAAAATTTAGCTTTTTAATAGGTATTTTATTGTTCACACTGCAATATGGGCAAAAAAACAAGGAACAATTACAAAAACAAAATGCCGAACTTAAAAAACAAATTGCACAAATAAATTCGGATTTAGCTAAAACCAGAAGCGAATCCAAACTTTCCATCGCCTACCTTGATAATGTTAATAAAAAATTAGCATTACGAGAAAAGGTTTACAACAATACCCAAAAGGAAAAAAGGTTTATCGAAGATGAAATCTATCTTCGTCAGCTGGAAATCAACCGCCAAAACAGAGAACTGAAAGTCCTTAGAGACAATTACGCGAAAGTTTTGGTCAATGCTTATAAAAATAAAGGTGTCCAAAATAAGGTAACCTTCATTCTTTCTGCTAAAAACTTAGGAGAGGCTATCCGAAGAGTTCAATATCTTAAACAATATTCAGATTATCAAGATAAAAAAGCCGCAGAAATCACAAACGCTGCCGCTCAGATCAAAAGATCAATTGCTTTGAAACAGAACTCTGCACGGGAAAAAGCGAATTTATTGGTAAATCAACAGAAAGATTTAACAACCATTAATGCCGAAAGGGCTCAGAAAGAGCAATTGGTAACAGAATTCAAGAAAAACGAATCCAAGCTAACGGCAGAGCTTAGACAAAAACAAACTCAGTCTAAAGCACTCGAAGGTCAAATCAGAGTAATTATTGCTGAAGAAATCAGAAGAGCTAAGGCAGAAGAGGAAGCAAGAAAAAAGGCTGAGGCAGAAAAAATCCGTCTGGCAAAAATTGCCGCTGAAAGAGAAAAAGCAAGAATTGAAGCCGAAAATAAGGCTAGAGCCGCCGCTTTGGAGAAAGAAAGATTAGCCGCTGAAGCTGAAGCCAGAAAAACCGCTGAATTAGCCGCAAAAAGAGCTGAAGAGGAAAGAAAACGTACTGAAGAAGCTGCCAGAACAGAAGCAACAGCAAGAGACGAGGCAAGAAAAGTAGCTGCAAAAAAAGCATCTGATGAAGCTGCACTAAGGGCAAAAGAAGCATCTAATAAGTTAGTTGCCGCAAGAGCTGCTGAAGCTGCATTATCGAAGAGAAAAGAAGATGAGAAAAAGGCTGCAGAAACAAAAGCGATGACCAATTTCGGAGTTTCTACCGTGGCAGGAAGCAATTTCGCAGACAATAAAGGAAGAATGGGATTCCCTGTTGATAAAGGGCAGATTACTCACCGTTTCGGAAGACATCCTCACCCTGTTTTCAAAAATATTGATGAGGAAAATAATGGTATTAAGATTTCTGTTCCTTCCGGTACACGCGCAAAGTCGGTATTCCCGGGAACTGTTTCTTCGGTATTGGCGAATAGTGATGGTACAAAAACCGTTATGCTGAAACACGGAACTTATTTCACCATTTACTCTAACCTTGCAAGTGTAAGCGTTTCTAAAGGGCAGCAGGTCTCTGCAGGAACTCTGGTAGGTGTTGTAGGTCAGGATTTTGATGGCTCTTACACCCTTGATTTCCAGGTATGGAACGGAACCACGCCAGTTGATCCATTAGGTTGGGTTTCTTATTAA
- a CDS encoding twin-arginine translocase TatA/TatE family subunit: MNTLTILALSWQHILIVAILLVLLFGGKKIPELMRGVGSGIKEFKDAVKEEDKPGSENKTDKQ; encoded by the coding sequence ATGAATACTTTAACAATACTTGCCTTATCTTGGCAACACATCCTAATCGTAGCAATACTTCTTGTATTACTTTTCGGAGGTAAGAAAATCCCGGAATTAATGAGAGGTGTAGGTTCTGGTATTAAGGAGTTTAAAGATGCAGTAAAAGAAGAAGACAAGCCAGGTTCTGAGAACAAAACGGACAAACAATAA
- a CDS encoding carboxypeptidase-like regulatory domain-containing protein, whose amino-acid sequence MKLKLFFSLFTLLFININAQDYIFGKIVTEDNAEIPDVTVINIRTDERSTTNRDGHFMISGRVGDELRFVKTGYERANKKITKENITSPINVTLTRSAILIAEVEIKKGVTGDIKVDSKNLNPSKKVQKLKSDLAVYMSQKSDPGVLAARAGEFVQPVTKGVFSLGKIKNKWDDIDFMSYLQTALGDKFFEDLKIDKSQIQHFILYIFRSGFERKFILKYGYCNDSDLNRFKNAVLNRISLYKTP is encoded by the coding sequence GTGAAACTTAAACTATTCTTTTCTTTATTTACCTTACTTTTTATCAATATTAATGCCCAGGATTATATTTTTGGGAAGATTGTTACAGAAGATAATGCTGAAATTCCGGATGTAACAGTGATCAATATCAGAACAGACGAGAGATCGACAACCAACCGTGACGGACATTTTATGATTTCCGGAAGGGTAGGTGACGAATTACGTTTTGTAAAAACCGGCTACGAACGTGCGAATAAAAAGATCACAAAAGAAAATATCACCTCTCCGATCAATGTGACGCTGACAAGATCTGCAATTCTGATCGCGGAAGTTGAAATTAAGAAAGGCGTTACAGGAGATATTAAAGTAGATTCAAAAAACCTGAATCCTTCCAAAAAAGTGCAAAAATTAAAAAGCGATCTTGCAGTTTATATGTCTCAAAAATCTGATCCCGGAGTTTTGGCTGCGAGAGCCGGAGAGTTTGTGCAGCCTGTTACGAAAGGAGTTTTTTCATTAGGGAAAATTAAAAATAAATGGGACGATATTGATTTCATGAGCTATCTTCAAACGGCTTTAGGAGACAAATTCTTTGAAGATCTTAAAATTGATAAGTCACAAATCCAGCATTTTATTCTTTATATTTTCAGGAGTGGTTTTGAAAGAAAATTTATCCTTAAATACGGCTATTGCAACGATTCAGATTTAAATAGATTCAAAAATGCAGTGCTGAATAGAATATCTTTGTATAAGACTCCATAA
- the ribA gene encoding GTP cyclohydrolase II, with amino-acid sequence MTKIQAEANVPTEHGSFRMIAFSENENDWMPHMAIIAENTDFSKPVNVRFHSECITGEVFHSKKCECGQQLDAAMKYIHENGGIIIYLRQEGRNIGIINKLKAYSLQEKGFDTVEANLKLGLPADDRNFGVAIEILNLLEVKDINLLTNNPEKVKYVKESNIHLNSRIPLQIPANEMSKGYLKTKKDYFGHLLDDNDN; translated from the coding sequence ATGACTAAAATTCAGGCGGAAGCCAACGTTCCTACAGAACACGGCAGTTTCCGAATGATCGCTTTCTCTGAAAACGAAAATGACTGGATGCCTCACATGGCAATTATCGCAGAAAATACAGATTTTTCAAAACCTGTGAATGTGCGTTTCCATTCAGAATGTATAACCGGAGAAGTTTTCCATTCAAAAAAATGTGAATGTGGGCAGCAACTTGACGCTGCAATGAAATATATCCATGAAAATGGGGGAATCATTATTTACCTTCGACAGGAAGGAAGGAATATCGGGATCATCAATAAATTAAAAGCATATTCTCTTCAGGAAAAAGGCTTTGACACCGTAGAAGCCAATTTAAAACTGGGACTTCCCGCAGATGACAGAAACTTCGGTGTTGCTATTGAAATATTAAATTTATTAGAAGTAAAAGATATTAACCTTCTTACCAATAATCCTGAAAAGGTAAAGTATGTAAAAGAAAGTAATATTCACTTAAACTCAAGAATTCCTTTACAAATTCCAGCCAACGAGATGAGTAAAGGTTACCTTAAAACAAAGAAAGATTATTTTGGTCATTTACTTGATGATAATGACAATTAA
- a CDS encoding PspC family transcriptional regulator, with protein MFDNIRHKMEREWFGVLTRMGTKLGIPVSKLRVFFIYSTFATAGFFFLIYLGLAFTLWIKDMFITRRPNVFDL; from the coding sequence ATGTTTGATAATATCCGCCATAAAATGGAAAGAGAATGGTTTGGCGTTCTTACAAGAATGGGAACCAAATTGGGAATTCCGGTTTCCAAGCTTCGTGTTTTCTTTATATATTCAACTTTTGCAACGGCAGGATTTTTCTTTTTAATTTATCTGGGGCTGGCTTTTACTTTGTGGATCAAGGATATGTTCATCACAAGACGGCCCAACGTTTTTGACTTATAA